From Streptomonospora salina, the proteins below share one genomic window:
- a CDS encoding carbohydrate ABC transporter permease, with translation MTTAVDETAQPPAPAAGERPPRSRSGAGRRRVLAQWLFVAPAVLYMLMYFSFPLVRNVVMSFQSYTPATYFTGEAPFTGLDNWRAVLSDELFAASLWHTLLFTLGSLAGQFVLGMALALFFQRRFPLSGLMRSLLLLPWLIPMVVAGTLWRRVLDQETGVLNGALQGLQLTDSAIPWLSSPDFALLSVILVNIWIGIPFNMVILYGGLQEIPREIREAAVLDGAGFFRRFFSVTLPMLKPVVTVVLVLGFMSTVKILDLILALTNGGPAHATETLGTHTYQLSFLQLDFGQGAVVGNILILVSMVFAVIYLRANREGVTR, from the coding sequence ATGACGACAGCCGTCGACGAAACCGCGCAACCGCCCGCCCCCGCGGCCGGTGAACGCCCCCCGCGCAGCAGGTCCGGCGCCGGCCGCCGCCGCGTCCTGGCGCAGTGGCTGTTCGTCGCGCCCGCCGTGCTGTACATGCTGATGTACTTCAGCTTCCCGCTGGTGCGCAACGTGGTGATGAGCTTCCAGAGCTACACCCCGGCCACCTACTTCACCGGGGAGGCGCCCTTCACGGGGCTGGACAACTGGCGGGCGGTGCTCAGCGACGAACTGTTCGCCGCGTCGCTGTGGCATACGCTGCTGTTCACGCTCGGATCGCTGGCCGGCCAGTTCGTCCTGGGCATGGCCTTGGCGCTGTTCTTCCAGCGCCGCTTCCCGCTGTCGGGGCTGATGCGCTCGCTGCTCCTGCTTCCCTGGCTGATCCCGATGGTGGTGGCCGGCACCCTGTGGCGCCGCGTCCTGGACCAGGAGACCGGAGTGCTCAACGGCGCTCTGCAGGGCCTGCAGCTCACCGACTCCGCGATCCCGTGGCTGAGCAGCCCCGATTTCGCGCTGCTGTCGGTGATCCTGGTCAACATCTGGATCGGGATCCCGTTCAACATGGTGATCCTCTACGGCGGCCTGCAGGAGATCCCCCGGGAGATCCGCGAAGCGGCGGTGCTGGACGGGGCGGGCTTCTTCCGCCGGTTCTTCAGCGTGACGCTGCCTATGCTCAAGCCGGTGGTCACCGTCGTGCTGGTGCTGGGCTTCATGTCCACGGTCAAGATCCTCGATCTGATTCTGGCGCTGACCAACGGCGGCCCGGCCCACGCCACCGAGACACTGGGCACGCACACCTACCAGCTGTCGTTCCTGCAGCTCGACTTCGGCCAAGGCGCCGTGGTCGGCAACATCCTGATCCTGGTCAGCATGGTCTTCGCGGTGATCTACCTGCGGGCCAACCGCGAGGGGGTGACCCGATGA
- a CDS encoding carbohydrate ABC transporter permease, protein MSSTTSGTAARGVRPTRAKRPDYLSAAAGTAILAVLLFPLYWMVNTALQPDAALAEVRWLPQTLDLSNFRRAWSSQAGNLLTSILVALGAVAVCLALAAPAAYALARFRLPGGRAVVFGTLITQMVPGIVVANALYNAYVELNLVNSYLGLILADASLGLPFTIILLRAFMVSIPEEVLEAGMVDGAGRWLVMLRIALPMSRNALITGGLFTFLFAWSDFLFALTLNTTDAVKPVTLGIYEYLGAHVGDWGAVMAVATLSSVPAAVLLVVAQRYVAAGISGGSIK, encoded by the coding sequence ATGAGCAGCACCACGAGCGGAACCGCGGCCCGGGGCGTGCGGCCGACGCGCGCCAAGCGGCCGGACTACCTCAGCGCCGCGGCGGGCACGGCGATCCTGGCCGTCCTGCTGTTCCCGCTGTACTGGATGGTCAACACCGCGCTGCAGCCCGACGCGGCCCTGGCCGAGGTGCGCTGGCTGCCCCAGACCCTGGACCTGAGCAACTTCCGGCGGGCCTGGAGCTCCCAGGCCGGCAACCTGCTGACCAGCATCCTGGTGGCGCTGGGGGCGGTAGCGGTGTGCCTGGCGCTGGCCGCGCCGGCCGCCTACGCGCTGGCGCGGTTCCGGTTGCCCGGCGGACGCGCCGTGGTCTTCGGGACGCTGATCACCCAGATGGTTCCGGGGATCGTGGTGGCCAACGCGCTCTACAACGCCTATGTGGAGCTGAACCTGGTCAACTCCTACCTGGGCCTGATCCTGGCCGACGCGTCGCTGGGGCTGCCGTTCACCATCATCCTGCTGCGCGCGTTCATGGTGTCCATCCCCGAGGAGGTCCTGGAGGCCGGGATGGTCGACGGGGCGGGCCGGTGGCTGGTCATGCTGCGGATCGCGCTGCCGATGAGCCGCAACGCGCTGATCACCGGCGGGCTTTTCACGTTCCTGTTCGCCTGGAGCGACTTCCTGTTCGCCCTGACGCTCAACACCACCGACGCGGTCAAGCCGGTGACGCTGGGGATCTACGAGTACCTCGGCGCGCACGTGGGCGACTGGGGCGCGGTGATGGCGGTGGCGACGCTGTCCTCCGTCCCCGCGGCCGTGCTGCTGGTGGTCGCCCAGCGCTATGTGGCGGCGGGGATCTCCGGCGGCTCGATCAAGTGA
- the yicI gene encoding alpha-xylosidase: protein MKFTDGFWQTREGVRASYAREARDVRVDDDSMTLYAPVRRITHRGDTLNTPQLTVEAWSPAPGVIGVQTTHLAGSVRPTPEFDVRSDPAAAPETRRDGSVVELASGELALRVDTEGPWRMDFRARGRTLTSVGDRGTGFAETSDGAHHMLTQLNLGVRELVYGLGERFTPLVRNGQPVDIWQADGGTSSEQAYKNVPFYLTNRGYGVFVDHTGPVSFEVGSESVGTVQFSVEDQALRYYVIEGSTPKEILERYTALTGRPALVPPWSLGLWLSTSFTTDYDEQTVTGFVDGMAERGIPLSVFHFDCFWMREFHWCDMRWDPERFPDPEGMLSRLKRRGLRVCVWINPYIAQRSELFEEGRRLGHLVRRPDGSVWQWDMWQAGMALVDFTSPAARDWYAGKLRALLDMGVDCFKTDFGERIPTDVAWSDGADPQGMHNYYTHLFNTTVFDLLREERGANEAVVFARSATAGGQSFPVHWGGDCASTYGAMAENLRGGLSLGLSGFGFWSHDIGGFEGTPDAGLFKRWLVFGLLSSHSRLHGSGSYRVPWAFDEEAGDIARRFTRLKHRLMPYLFGAAVQAHERGVPVMRAMLLEFPDDPTCHHLETQYMLGSDLLVAPVFSGDGEVEYYVPEGEWRHLLTGEAVQGPAWRREEHAFDSLPLLVRPGAVLPMGAVQERPDYDFADGVTLCVYPGGGTEPVRTEVPAADGSPAAVFTSRRDGDTVVVESATGDVPAWNVLVVGASADTPAEGARSVTGTADGLRVEAAAGTRRVRIAPA, encoded by the coding sequence ATGAAGTTCACCGACGGGTTCTGGCAGACACGGGAGGGCGTGCGCGCCAGTTATGCGCGCGAGGCCCGCGACGTCCGCGTCGACGACGACAGCATGACCCTCTACGCCCCCGTCCGCAGGATCACCCACCGCGGCGACACCCTGAACACGCCGCAACTGACGGTGGAGGCCTGGTCTCCGGCCCCCGGGGTGATCGGAGTGCAGACCACGCACCTGGCCGGTTCCGTCCGCCCCACCCCGGAATTCGACGTGCGGTCCGACCCCGCCGCGGCGCCCGAGACGCGTCGGGACGGCTCGGTCGTGGAGCTGGCCAGCGGGGAGCTCGCGCTGCGGGTCGACACCGAGGGACCGTGGCGGATGGATTTCCGCGCCCGCGGACGCACCCTGACGTCGGTGGGCGACCGCGGCACGGGCTTCGCCGAGACCTCCGACGGCGCCCACCACATGCTCACGCAGCTCAACCTGGGGGTGCGTGAGCTGGTCTACGGTCTGGGCGAGCGGTTCACGCCGCTGGTGCGCAACGGCCAGCCGGTCGACATCTGGCAGGCCGACGGCGGCACCAGCAGCGAGCAGGCCTACAAGAACGTGCCGTTCTACCTGACCAACCGGGGATACGGGGTATTCGTCGACCACACCGGCCCGGTGTCCTTCGAGGTCGGGTCGGAGTCGGTGGGCACGGTGCAGTTCAGCGTCGAGGACCAGGCGCTGCGCTACTACGTGATCGAGGGCTCCACCCCCAAGGAGATCCTGGAGCGCTACACCGCGCTGACGGGGCGCCCGGCGCTGGTGCCGCCGTGGTCGCTGGGGTTGTGGCTGTCGACGTCGTTCACCACCGACTACGACGAGCAGACGGTGACCGGGTTCGTCGACGGCATGGCCGAGCGGGGCATCCCGCTGAGCGTGTTCCACTTCGACTGCTTCTGGATGCGCGAGTTCCACTGGTGCGACATGCGGTGGGACCCCGAGCGGTTTCCCGACCCCGAGGGCATGCTGTCCCGCCTCAAGCGGCGCGGGCTGCGGGTGTGCGTGTGGATCAATCCCTACATCGCCCAGCGCTCGGAGCTGTTCGAGGAGGGCCGGCGGCTGGGCCACCTGGTGCGCCGGCCCGACGGCAGCGTGTGGCAGTGGGACATGTGGCAGGCGGGCATGGCGCTGGTGGACTTCACCAGCCCGGCGGCGCGGGACTGGTACGCCGGCAAGCTGCGCGCGCTGCTGGACATGGGCGTGGACTGCTTCAAGACCGACTTCGGCGAGCGCATCCCCACCGACGTCGCCTGGTCCGACGGTGCGGACCCCCAGGGCATGCACAACTACTACACGCACCTGTTCAACACCACGGTGTTCGACCTGCTGCGCGAGGAGCGCGGCGCGAACGAAGCGGTGGTCTTCGCGCGGTCGGCGACCGCGGGCGGCCAGTCCTTCCCGGTGCACTGGGGCGGCGACTGCGCCTCCACCTACGGGGCCATGGCCGAGAACCTGCGCGGCGGGCTGTCGCTGGGGCTGTCGGGCTTCGGATTCTGGAGCCACGACATCGGCGGTTTCGAGGGCACCCCCGACGCCGGGTTGTTCAAGCGGTGGCTGGTGTTCGGGCTGCTCTCCTCGCACAGCCGGCTGCACGGCAGCGGCTCCTACCGGGTGCCGTGGGCCTTCGACGAGGAAGCCGGCGACATCGCCCGCAGATTCACCCGGCTCAAGCACCGGCTGATGCCCTACCTGTTCGGCGCAGCGGTGCAGGCCCACGAGCGCGGGGTCCCGGTGATGCGGGCGATGCTGCTGGAGTTCCCCGACGACCCCACCTGCCACCACCTGGAGACCCAGTACATGCTGGGTTCCGACCTGCTGGTGGCGCCGGTCTTCTCCGGCGACGGCGAGGTCGAGTACTACGTTCCCGAAGGCGAATGGCGGCATCTGCTCACCGGCGAAGCGGTGCAGGGGCCCGCGTGGCGGCGGGAGGAGCACGCCTTCGACTCGCTGCCGCTGCTGGTGCGCCCGGGCGCGGTACTGCCGATGGGCGCGGTGCAGGAGCGGCCCGACTACGACTTCGCCGACGGGGTGACGCTGTGCGTCTACCCGGGCGGCGGCACCGAACCCGTGCGCACGGAGGTCCCGGCCGCCGACGGTTCGCCCGCCGCGGTGTTCACCTCCCGGCGGGACGGCGACACGGTGGTGGTCGAATCCGCGACCGGGGACGTGCCCGCGTGGAACGTGCTGGTCGTGGGTGCCTCCGCGGACACGCCGGCGGAGGGCGCCCGGAGCGTGACCGGAACCGCCGACGGGCTTCGGGTGGAGGCCGCGGCCGGCACGCGGCGGGTCCGGATCGCGCCGGCCTGA
- a CDS encoding aldo/keto reductase produces the protein MRGVDSYELNDGNSLPVVGFGTVSLRGDEGVAAMRAALENGYRLLDTAVNYGNEEAVGQAVRASSVAPEDVRITTKIPGRHHEYSLAVKSVEESLRRLGSDCIDLCLIHWPNPSVGKYVEAWRALVDARERGLVRSIGVSNFTEHHLRAVIDDSGVAPAVNQIELHPYFPQAAMRRVNDGLGIRTQSWSPLGKHSAPFAERPVAEAAAAHGATPAQVILRWQLQLGALPVPKSADPQRQQENLDLFGFELTDAEVAAISGLGKDDGRLFGGDPDVHEEF, from the coding sequence ATGCGTGGAGTCGATTCTTACGAACTGAACGACGGGAACTCTCTGCCCGTGGTGGGTTTCGGCACGGTATCGCTGCGCGGCGACGAAGGGGTGGCGGCGATGCGCGCCGCCCTGGAAAACGGCTACCGGCTGCTCGACACCGCCGTCAACTACGGCAACGAGGAGGCGGTCGGTCAGGCGGTGCGCGCATCCAGCGTGGCTCCGGAGGACGTGCGCATCACCACGAAGATCCCCGGCCGACACCACGAGTACTCCCTGGCCGTGAAATCGGTCGAGGAATCCCTGCGCAGGCTCGGGTCCGACTGCATCGATCTGTGCCTGATCCACTGGCCCAATCCGAGTGTCGGCAAATACGTCGAAGCGTGGCGCGCCTTGGTCGACGCCCGCGAGCGGGGCCTGGTGCGGTCCATCGGCGTCAGCAACTTCACCGAGCACCACCTGCGCGCCGTCATAGACGACAGCGGGGTCGCACCCGCGGTCAACCAGATCGAGCTGCACCCGTACTTCCCGCAGGCCGCGATGCGCCGGGTCAACGACGGGCTCGGAATCCGGACGCAGTCGTGGAGCCCCTTGGGCAAGCACAGCGCCCCGTTCGCCGAGCGGCCGGTGGCCGAAGCCGCGGCTGCGCACGGCGCCACCCCGGCGCAGGTGATCCTGCGCTGGCAGCTGCAGCTCGGTGCACTGCCCGTTCCGAAGTCGGCGGACCCGCAGCGGCAGCAGGAGAACCTCGACCTGTTCGGCTTCGAACTCACCGATGCCGAGGTCGCGGCGATCAGTGGGCTGGGCAAGGACGACGGGCGCCTGTTCGGCGGGGACCCGGACGTCCACGAGGAGTTTTAG
- a CDS encoding class I SAM-dependent methyltransferase — translation MAPGTAHAWGADRAADPYSRALGTGRGPLFLRCADGRVLPLEIERWCARPDSADTAVLRRCRGTVLDVGCGPGRIVADLAGRGCRALGVDAHPDAVRRAREAGGRALCRSVFDRLPGEGRWGTVLLLDGNIGIGGAPERLFARLADVVAPNGRLLVEAAGEDVDERMAVHVCDGRGRCSAPFRWARVGVNALAAAAANAGLEVTETWNMRSRVFAALRRA, via the coding sequence ATGGCACCCGGAACCGCGCACGCGTGGGGAGCGGACCGCGCCGCCGATCCCTACTCCCGAGCGCTGGGCACCGGGCGCGGCCCGTTGTTCCTGCGCTGCGCGGACGGGAGGGTGCTGCCATTGGAGATCGAACGCTGGTGCGCCCGCCCCGACTCCGCCGACACCGCCGTCCTGCGGCGCTGCCGCGGCACGGTGCTCGACGTCGGCTGCGGCCCCGGGCGGATCGTGGCCGACCTCGCCGGACGCGGGTGCCGGGCCCTGGGCGTGGACGCCCACCCGGACGCGGTGCGGCGCGCCCGGGAGGCCGGCGGCCGGGCGCTGTGCCGCAGCGTGTTCGACCGGCTGCCCGGCGAGGGCCGCTGGGGCACGGTGCTGCTGCTGGACGGCAACATCGGGATCGGCGGCGCCCCCGAACGGCTGTTCGCGCGGTTGGCCGATGTCGTTGCTCCGAACGGCCGGCTGCTGGTCGAGGCGGCGGGCGAGGACGTCGACGAGCGGATGGCGGTGCACGTCTGCGACGGCCGGGGCCGGTGCAGCGCCCCGTTCCGGTGGGCGCGCGTGGGTGTGAACGCGTTGGCCGCCGCGGCGGCCAACGCGGGTCTGGAGGTGACCGAGACGTGGAACATGCGAAGCAGGGTGTTCGCCGCCCTGCGCAGAGCGTGA
- a CDS encoding TIGR04282 family arsenosugar biosynthesis glycosyltransferase: MTAPGGRRDGPAAADPGTRPPPLPEHAPAPPPAGRDAPTGPTALLVIAKEPVPGRVKTRLAPACTAQEAADVAAAALADTLDTALAAPVRRRVLVLSGAPGPWLPERGFEVVGQAPGGLDERLAAAFAACSGPTLLIGMDTPQATPAVLGPALAADAWHRADAWFGPAEDGGFWALGMAEPDPRLLRGVPMSTDRTGAIQRERLVRAGLRVGDLPALVDADTPEAAARVARAAPGSRFAAAWRRRGSAGA; this comes from the coding sequence ATGACGGCGCCGGGCGGCCGCCGCGACGGCCCCGCCGCGGCGGACCCGGGCACGCGGCCCCCGCCCCTCCCGGAGCACGCACCCGCCCCGCCCCCGGCGGGCCGCGACGCCCCCACCGGGCCGACGGCGTTGCTGGTCATCGCCAAGGAACCCGTCCCGGGCCGGGTGAAGACGCGGCTGGCACCCGCGTGCACCGCGCAGGAGGCCGCCGACGTCGCCGCCGCTGCCCTGGCCGACACGCTGGACACGGCGCTGGCCGCACCGGTCCGGCGCAGAGTGCTGGTGCTCAGCGGCGCCCCGGGGCCGTGGCTGCCCGAACGCGGTTTCGAGGTCGTCGGGCAGGCCCCGGGCGGCCTCGACGAGCGGCTCGCCGCGGCCTTCGCCGCCTGCTCGGGGCCCACGCTGCTGATCGGCATGGACACACCGCAGGCCACCCCGGCCGTGCTCGGCCCGGCGCTGGCCGCCGACGCCTGGCACCGCGCCGACGCCTGGTTCGGGCCCGCCGAGGACGGCGGGTTCTGGGCGCTGGGCATGGCCGAGCCCGACCCGCGGCTGCTGCGCGGCGTTCCCATGTCCACCGACCGCACCGGCGCGATCCAGCGCGAGCGCCTCGTGCGCGCCGGCCTGCGGGTAGGCGACCTGCCCGCGCTGGTCGACGCCGACACGCCCGAAGCCGCGGCCCGCGTCGCCCGCGCCGCCCCCGGAAGCCGGTTCGCCGCGGCCTGGCGGCGCCGCGGTTCGGCAGGCGCCTGA
- a CDS encoding glycosyltransferase family 2 protein: MGEGEPRGGSEEESAAGRDGTAHGPPLAEVVLPCLDEAAALPWVLDRIPPGWRAIVVDNGSTDGSAGVAAQAGARVVTEPRRGFGAACHAGLRAAAAEYVCFCDCDGSLDPALLAPMVESVRSGAADLVVGRRRPTVRRAWPVHARAGNAAVVRMLRRRTGVRLGDIGPMRAARRSALLGLGLTDRRSGYPLQMVVHAADAGWRIGEVDVAYTPRSGRSKVTGTWRGTWTAVRDMRSVLSRPPAPARPSEEAR; this comes from the coding sequence ATGGGCGAAGGCGAGCCGCGCGGCGGCTCGGAGGAGGAATCGGCGGCGGGGCGCGACGGCACCGCGCACGGGCCCCCGCTTGCCGAGGTGGTGCTGCCGTGCCTGGACGAGGCCGCGGCCCTGCCGTGGGTGCTGGACCGCATACCACCGGGATGGCGGGCGATCGTCGTCGACAACGGATCCACCGACGGATCCGCGGGCGTCGCGGCGCAGGCGGGCGCACGCGTCGTCACCGAGCCCCGGCGCGGGTTCGGCGCGGCCTGCCACGCCGGTCTGCGCGCCGCCGCAGCGGAGTACGTCTGCTTCTGCGACTGCGACGGCTCCTTGGACCCCGCGCTGCTCGCGCCGATGGTCGAGTCGGTGCGCAGCGGCGCCGCCGACCTCGTGGTGGGCCGGCGCCGGCCCACCGTCCGCCGGGCCTGGCCCGTGCACGCGCGTGCGGGCAACGCCGCCGTGGTGCGCATGCTCCGGCGGCGCACCGGGGTGCGCCTGGGCGACATCGGGCCGATGCGCGCCGCGCGCCGCAGCGCACTCCTGGGTCTCGGTCTCACCGACCGGCGCTCCGGCTATCCGCTGCAGATGGTGGTGCACGCCGCCGACGCGGGCTGGCGCATCGGCGAGGTCGACGTCGCCTACACCCCCCGCAGCGGACGCTCCAAAGTCACCGGAACCTGGCGGGGCACTTGGACGGCCGTGCGCGACATGCGGTCGGTGCTGAGCCGGCCGCCCGCGCCGGCCCGCCCGTCCGAGGAGGCGCGATGA
- a CDS encoding NAD-dependent epimerase/dehydratase family protein has protein sequence MRILVTGGAGFIGSHVVAALAGAGHEPVVLDTRPPHDRAGAGGNAERITCDVRDAEAVEAALGGVGAVCHQAAMVGLSPDFDDAPAYVGVNDLGTAVLLAAMARAGVGDLVLAGSMVVYGEGRYTCPRHGDVSPGPRRPAELDAGRFEPPCPECGAAVEPGAVSEDAATDPRSVYAATKLAQEHLAAAWARSTGGRAIALRYHNVYGPGMPRDTPYAGVASFFRSALARGEAPAVFEDGRQRRDFVHVRDIAGANTAALGALADREDGTLRAYNAGSGTPHTVGETAEELSRAHGGPSPRVTGEYRLGDVRHITASSRRLMEESDWRPRVGFAEGMAEFAAAPPGAASAPAG, from the coding sequence ATGCGCATACTCGTCACCGGCGGAGCCGGGTTCATCGGGTCCCATGTCGTCGCCGCGCTCGCCGGCGCCGGGCACGAACCGGTCGTGCTGGACACGCGGCCGCCGCACGACCGGGCGGGCGCAGGCGGCAACGCCGAGCGCATCACGTGCGACGTCCGCGACGCCGAAGCGGTCGAGGCGGCGCTGGGCGGCGTCGGCGCCGTATGCCACCAGGCGGCGATGGTGGGGCTGTCGCCCGACTTCGACGACGCGCCCGCCTACGTCGGAGTGAACGACCTGGGCACCGCCGTGCTGCTGGCGGCGATGGCGCGCGCCGGGGTCGGCGATCTGGTGCTGGCCGGGTCGATGGTGGTCTACGGGGAGGGCCGCTACACCTGCCCCCGCCACGGCGACGTCAGCCCCGGGCCGCGGCGGCCCGCCGAGCTGGACGCGGGGCGGTTCGAACCGCCGTGCCCCGAGTGCGGCGCCGCCGTGGAACCCGGAGCGGTGTCCGAGGACGCTGCGACCGACCCCCGCAGCGTCTACGCCGCCACGAAACTCGCCCAAGAGCACCTCGCCGCCGCCTGGGCCCGTTCGACGGGCGGGCGCGCGATCGCGCTGCGCTACCACAACGTCTACGGTCCCGGAATGCCCCGCGACACGCCCTACGCCGGCGTCGCCTCGTTCTTCCGGTCGGCGCTGGCGCGCGGCGAAGCGCCCGCGGTCTTCGAGGACGGGCGGCAGCGGCGCGACTTCGTGCACGTGCGCGACATCGCCGGCGCCAACACCGCCGCGCTCGGTGCCCTCGCCGACCGCGAGGACGGCACCCTGCGGGCCTACAACGCCGGCAGCGGAACACCGCACACCGTCGGGGAGACGGCCGAGGAGCTGTCCCGGGCCCACGGGGGGCCGTCCCCCCGCGTCACCGGCGAGTACCGGCTCGGCGACGTCCGCCACATCACGGCCTCCTCCCGGAGGTTGATGGAGGAGTCGGATTGGCGTCCCCGCGTCGGATTCGCGGAGGGTATGGCCGAGTTCGCCGCGGCGCCGCCCGGTGCGGCCTCCGCACCGGCCGGCTGA
- a CDS encoding pyridoxamine 5'-phosphate oxidase family protein, producing the protein MGKVYDRIDERLHRFIDEQPVFFVATAPISGSGRVNLSPKGRAGSPAVVDEHTLAYLDFSGSHAETLAHLRENGRITLMWCAFTGPPTVVRVHGRGRPVFRDDPGFAESAAAFSGADAPGAAPWSWSTPSGSATAAVSRSR; encoded by the coding sequence ATGGGCAAGGTCTACGACCGCATCGACGAACGACTGCACCGCTTCATCGACGAGCAGCCGGTCTTCTTCGTGGCCACAGCGCCGATTTCGGGAAGCGGCCGCGTCAACCTCTCGCCGAAAGGCCGCGCCGGATCGCCGGCCGTGGTCGACGAGCACACCCTGGCCTACCTCGACTTCAGCGGCAGCCACGCCGAGACCCTCGCCCACCTGCGCGAAAACGGCAGAATCACGCTCATGTGGTGCGCGTTCACGGGACCGCCCACGGTTGTGCGCGTGCACGGACGCGGACGTCCCGTGTTCCGCGACGACCCCGGATTCGCGGAGTCGGCGGCCGCCTTCTCCGGCGCCGACGCCCCGGGGGCCGCGCCGTGGTCGTGGTCGACGCCGAGCGGATCAGCGACAGCTGCGGTTTCGCGGTCCCGCTGA
- a CDS encoding SAM-dependent methyltransferase — protein sequence MLGGRDNYAADRELAEYATRSVPGLKESAEENRKVLVRGVRHLAAEAGIDQFLDLGSGLPTVQNTHEVAQAHNPDARVVYVDIDPLVAVHGRALLAGNANARVVTGDVRRPAAVLGSPEAHALLDFDRPVALMLVGMLHYLSPDVADTVVGAYRDALAPGSCLFATSLVDTGLPAQRELARITRENLEEGWARTPEEIAYHFGDFGLIEPGVSYTALWRPDELVDSDNLTPGEQLGMAGIGFKKS from the coding sequence TTGCTGGGAGGCCGGGACAACTACGCGGCCGACCGGGAACTGGCGGAGTACGCGACCCGCAGCGTCCCCGGCCTGAAGGAGTCGGCGGAGGAGAACCGCAAGGTGCTGGTGCGCGGCGTGCGGCACCTGGCGGCCGAGGCCGGCATCGACCAGTTCCTCGATCTGGGCAGCGGCCTGCCCACCGTGCAGAACACCCACGAGGTCGCCCAGGCGCACAACCCGGATGCGCGGGTGGTCTACGTCGACATCGACCCGCTGGTGGCCGTGCACGGGCGGGCGCTGCTCGCCGGGAACGCCAACGCCCGGGTCGTGACCGGCGACGTGCGCCGTCCCGCGGCGGTATTGGGCAGTCCCGAGGCGCACGCGCTGCTCGACTTCGACCGCCCCGTCGCCCTGATGCTCGTGGGGATGCTGCACTACCTCTCGCCCGACGTCGCCGACACGGTGGTCGGCGCCTACCGCGACGCCCTCGCCCCGGGCAGCTGCCTGTTCGCCACATCGCTGGTGGACACCGGGCTGCCCGCGCAGCGGGAACTCGCCCGGATCACACGCGAGAACCTGGAGGAAGGATGGGCGCGCACACCCGAGGAGATCGCCTACCACTTCGGTGATTTCGGCCTCATCGAACCGGGCGTGAGCTACACCGCTCTGTGGCGCCCCGACGAACTCGTCGACAGCGACAACCTGACGCCCGGCGAGCAGCTGGGCATGGCCGGAATCGGGTTCAAGAAAAGCTGA
- a CDS encoding IS4 family transposase produces MTNAADRASFGVLTQTFDPHLVEEVATRGGALQQRRRELPARLTLYLVLALWLWRNLSYKEVWRRLADGCAFSGGARELAVPASGAPEASSVSRARQRLGTEPLTLLFARTAGPLAESDTPGAWWRGYRLTAVDGTCLDTPDTTANRAAFGGPSEGAFPQLRLVAHCEIGTRCLIDASFDAYTTSEKALCERMAASFAPDMLTVFDSGFCGSDLYCTITATGAQVIMRAGAQFALAPVEVLADGSYTAHLSKGGPLVRVVEYTVYTDTVTAHGGHTTAGETITLVTSLIDPVLHPIADFPGLYAARWESEILYDAVKTELRGGTTVRFRSQSPDLIRQEAWALLLVYQAVSDLITRAAGYAQLDPDRISFTTALNTARRSVNRTGGRFSP; encoded by the coding sequence GTGACGAACGCGGCTGACCGCGCCTCTTTCGGGGTGCTGACCCAGACCTTCGACCCGCACCTGGTCGAGGAGGTGGCCACCCGGGGCGGCGCCCTCCAGCAACGGCGGCGCGAGCTGCCCGCACGGCTGACCCTGTACTTGGTCCTGGCGCTGTGGCTGTGGCGCAACCTCTCCTACAAAGAGGTCTGGCGCAGGCTGGCTGACGGCTGCGCGTTCAGCGGCGGGGCCCGGGAGTTGGCCGTGCCGGCCTCGGGCGCGCCCGAGGCCTCCAGCGTGAGCCGGGCCCGGCAGCGGCTGGGCACCGAACCCCTCACGCTGCTCTTCGCCCGCACCGCCGGGCCCCTGGCCGAGAGCGACACCCCGGGAGCATGGTGGCGCGGCTACCGCCTGACTGCGGTGGACGGCACCTGCCTGGACACCCCCGACACCACCGCGAACCGGGCCGCGTTCGGCGGCCCCTCTGAGGGGGCCTTCCCTCAACTGCGTCTGGTCGCCCACTGCGAGATCGGCACCCGCTGCCTCATCGACGCGTCCTTCGACGCCTACACCACCAGCGAGAAAGCCCTGTGCGAGCGCATGGCGGCCTCGTTCGCGCCCGACATGCTCACGGTCTTCGACTCGGGGTTTTGCGGCAGCGACCTGTACTGCACGATCACCGCCACCGGCGCCCAGGTCATCATGCGCGCCGGCGCCCAGTTCGCCCTGGCCCCCGTCGAGGTCCTGGCCGACGGCTCCTACACCGCGCACCTGTCCAAGGGCGGTCCGCTGGTGCGTGTGGTCGAGTACACCGTCTACACCGACACCGTCACCGCACACGGCGGCCACACCACGGCCGGGGAGACGATCACCCTGGTCACCAGCCTGATCGACCCGGTGCTCCACCCCATCGCCGACTTCCCGGGGCTGTACGCGGCCCGCTGGGAATCGGAGATCCTCTACGACGCGGTCAAGACCGAACTGCGCGGCGGAACGACGGTGCGGTTCCGCTCCCAGAGTCCCGACCTCATCCGTCAGGAGGCCTGGGCGCTGCTGCTGGTCTATCAGGCGGTCTCGGACCTGATCACCCGCGCCGCCGGGTACGCACAGCTCGATCCCGACCGCATCAGCTTCACCACCGCGCTCAACACCGCCCGCCGCTCGGTCAACCGGACCGGTGGGCGTTTTTCCCCCTGA